In a genomic window of Brassica rapa cultivar Chiifu-401-42 chromosome A10, CAAS_Brap_v3.01, whole genome shotgun sequence:
- the LOC103844556 gene encoding nucleolar protein 16, with product MARSRRKYKNSRAKVRVALPKKNPNIFKPSFNFPPKLRALMADDVPEWDDQASVIQNYKSFGVISNPNLLGIRSRTDHMIQDDSLNVPPPPQPPTDDPVAKEFEPIDSGSELEEDDLKTALGKQRKDGKSAPLQPLTTMQRTHIRRLVEKHGDDIESMYRDRKLNSMQHSVATLQKLCTRYHMYKDKNPVLVPF from the exons atggcgaGGTCAAGGAGGAAGTACAAGAACTCAAGAGCCAAAGTACGCGTCGcactccccaagaagaacccaaaCATCTTCAAACCATCTTTCAACTTCCCTCCCAAGCTCCGCGCCCTCATGGCCGACGACGTCCCCGAGTGGGACGATCAAGCCAGCGTCATCCAGAACTACAAATCCTTCGGCGTCATCTCCAACCCTAACTTGCTCGGCATCCGATCTCGCACCGACCATATGATCCAGGACGACTCCCTCAACGTTCCCCCACCTCCTCAGCCGCCGACCGATGATCCTGTGGCTAAGGAGTTCGAGCCTATCGATTCCGGTAGCGAACTCGAGGAAGACG ATCTTAAGACAGCATTAGGGAAGCAAAGAAAAGATGGAAAGAGTGCTCCTTTACAGCCACTTACTACTATGCAACGTACGCATATCAGACGTTTGGTTGAGAAACATGGTGATGACATTGAG TCCATGTACCGGGACAGGAAGCTAAACTCGATGCAGCATTCGGTTGCAACACTACAGAAGCTGTGCACAAGATATCACATGTACAAGGATAAGAACCCTGTTTTAGTTCCATTCTGa